A genomic segment from Variovorax paradoxus B4 encodes:
- a CDS encoding TraB/GumN family protein, giving the protein MKTRTRASLLSRLPRLALAGACCVLALAAQGACPPSAIASLGKPGSAVGQWNAADRGLLWRADRDGRTAWLYGTIHLGRAEWVRPGPTVQKALEQSDALALELDVRDPVAMQPMTQQADPAVVARLLSGERARRLARQNEAACVPPGTTAGLQPILQVMSLAGLVARADGLYPEFGADEALAVSARNNSKPVFALESAAAQLKMLTGDSEAEEAEQIDAALDELESGQLRAQMKELADIWARGDADKLARYPEWCNCLNTPAEQRLMKRLLDDRNPGLADGIERMHASGQRVFAAVGALHMVGPQGLPALLAARGFKVAAVPLVAQPPVAVPTAPPPKATARGAQGARNNRGAKASGTRSTGTAKSARRAPAPKSKQRR; this is encoded by the coding sequence TTGAAGACGCGCACGCGTGCGTCCTTGCTTTCGCGCCTGCCGCGCCTCGCGCTGGCCGGCGCCTGTTGCGTTCTCGCGCTGGCGGCGCAAGGCGCCTGCCCGCCGTCCGCCATTGCCAGCCTCGGAAAGCCGGGCTCGGCAGTCGGCCAGTGGAATGCGGCCGACCGCGGGCTGCTGTGGCGCGCCGACCGGGACGGGCGGACCGCCTGGCTCTATGGAACCATTCATCTCGGGCGCGCCGAGTGGGTGCGGCCCGGGCCCACCGTGCAGAAGGCGCTGGAGCAAAGCGATGCGCTCGCGCTGGAGCTCGACGTGCGCGACCCGGTCGCGATGCAGCCCATGACGCAGCAGGCGGATCCGGCCGTGGTGGCGCGGCTTCTCAGCGGCGAGCGCGCTCGGCGGCTGGCCCGCCAGAACGAGGCCGCCTGCGTGCCGCCCGGCACCACCGCGGGGCTGCAGCCCATCCTGCAGGTCATGTCGCTGGCGGGGCTGGTGGCGCGCGCCGACGGCCTGTACCCGGAGTTCGGCGCCGACGAGGCCCTGGCCGTCTCCGCGCGGAACAACAGCAAGCCGGTGTTCGCCCTCGAAAGCGCCGCCGCGCAATTGAAGATGCTGACCGGCGACTCCGAGGCCGAAGAGGCGGAGCAGATCGACGCGGCGCTGGACGAGCTGGAATCGGGCCAGCTGCGCGCGCAGATGAAGGAGCTGGCCGATATCTGGGCGCGTGGCGATGCGGACAAGCTCGCCCGCTACCCCGAGTGGTGCAACTGCCTCAACACGCCCGCCGAGCAGCGGCTGATGAAGCGCCTGCTGGACGACCGCAACCCCGGCCTGGCGGACGGCATCGAGCGCATGCACGCGAGCGGCCAGCGCGTGTTCGCCGCCGTGGGCGCGCTGCACATGGTCGGCCCGCAGGGTCTGCCGGCACTGCTGGCGGCGCGCGGCTTCAAGGTGGCCGCGGTGCCGCTGGTGGCGCAGCCGCCCGTTGCGGTGCCGACGGCGCCGCCGCCGAAGGCGACCGCCCGAGGCGCACAAGGAGCCAGGAACAATCGCGGCGCCAAGGCTTCCGGCACCCGGAGCACGGGCACCGCCAAGTCCGCACGACGCGCCCCGGCACCAAAGAGCAAACAGCGCCGATAA
- a CDS encoding toxin-antitoxin system YwqK family antitoxin — protein sequence MSPPPRAAPSRLAASAGPGATALRIAAAALWLFAAGAAHAVLDCELDGHKVNPSDGSSTAGKTGLMRCKERETGELQREQQIQNGVFMGLARFYEKGKLAREHTLNAKGNIHGLAREFAANGQVVREAVYDDGQEHGLVRSFYPSGQLRRATFYPAVGTDRAFVEFTERGQMSALRCAEAPMLAPAADDARLCGFAGGPSQVELFDAGGILRSRVSYLAGKRVRSQNFYDNGKPSVQDEIVGRQRTERQFSSEGVKRRETVWLLLERSAVRQREQEFSEKGTLIRDQRWNPAGEPIGDDSYHLNGRPRSKSVYRGAGDARTVEITEFYDSGQRAAHGRYLVAGRGRQVPVGTHRRFSEKGILLAESSFDAKGRVTRERSWDEDGELQHDEHVLEDGSRKAYTQ from the coding sequence ATGAGCCCCCCGCCCCGAGCCGCCCCCAGCCGGCTCGCAGCCTCTGCGGGCCCCGGTGCAACTGCGCTCCGGATCGCGGCCGCCGCACTCTGGCTCTTTGCGGCGGGCGCCGCCCACGCGGTCCTCGATTGCGAGCTCGACGGCCACAAGGTCAACCCGTCCGACGGCAGCAGCACCGCGGGCAAGACGGGGCTGATGCGCTGCAAGGAGCGCGAAACCGGCGAGCTCCAGCGCGAGCAGCAGATTCAGAACGGCGTCTTCATGGGCCTGGCGCGCTTCTATGAAAAGGGCAAGCTGGCCAGGGAGCACACCCTCAACGCCAAGGGCAACATCCACGGCCTCGCCCGCGAGTTCGCAGCCAACGGGCAGGTCGTGCGCGAGGCGGTCTACGACGACGGACAGGAGCACGGCCTGGTGCGCAGCTTCTACCCGAGCGGCCAGCTGCGCCGCGCCACCTTCTATCCGGCGGTCGGAACCGACCGCGCCTTCGTCGAGTTCACGGAGCGCGGGCAGATGTCGGCACTGCGCTGCGCCGAAGCACCCATGCTGGCACCGGCAGCCGACGACGCCCGGCTGTGCGGATTCGCCGGCGGGCCGTCGCAGGTCGAGCTGTTCGATGCGGGTGGCATCCTGCGCTCGCGGGTTTCGTACCTGGCGGGCAAGCGGGTGCGCTCGCAGAACTTCTACGACAACGGCAAGCCTTCCGTGCAGGACGAGATCGTCGGCCGCCAGCGCACCGAGCGCCAGTTTTCATCCGAAGGCGTGAAGCGCCGCGAAACGGTGTGGCTGCTGCTCGAACGCAGCGCCGTGCGGCAACGCGAGCAGGAGTTCTCCGAAAAGGGAACGCTGATCCGTGACCAGCGATGGAATCCGGCGGGCGAACCGATCGGCGACGACAGCTACCACCTCAATGGCCGGCCTCGCAGCAAGTCCGTCTACCGGGGAGCCGGCGATGCGCGCACGGTCGAGATCACGGAGTTCTACGACAGCGGCCAGCGCGCCGCGCACGGCCGCTACCTCGTGGCGGGCCGCGGGCGCCAGGTGCCGGTGGGCACGCACCGGCGCTTCAGCGAAAAGGGCATCCTGCTGGCTGAATCGAGCTTCGATGCCAAGGGCCGCGTGACGCGCGAGCGCAGCTGGGACGAGGACGGCGAACTGCAGCACGACGAGCACGTCCTCGAAGACGGCTCGCGCAAGGCCTACACGCAGTAG
- a CDS encoding FAD-dependent monooxygenase: MTNPSVAAAAPPPGTRAADAASGPVPPPASATELPPSVGAFHYTRYQARTPALAHDGMEPGRHPVVIAGGGPVGMALALGLANQGVRCVILEADDTVCVGSRAACISRRSLEIMERLNVLPAFMAKGLPWTGGRSFYKTAEVFRFEMPHDERQKLPPMINLEQYYIEQYLLEEILRRNEAAPGRIDIRWATELTGLAQDEEGVTLDVRNPEGAYRLRGRWLAACDGGQSFVRKALGLALEGTGYEGRYVIIDIELHSKHPTERRAWFDPPWNPGSTVLMHRQPDDIWRIDYQLRAGQSTEEALKPAAVAEFVQRHLDAIGEGHLPWKTVWTSVYRAGAMTLDSYRHGRVLFAGNAAHAMPIFGVRGLNSGFDDADNLAWKLAFVARGLSDASLLDSYSQERIAAFHVNAENAMRSTEFMSPPSRGFDLLREAALSLSQVHRGIAQLINPRQTQAVRYADSALSSEGDALPAGPLPGEVMAEQQLEQGHLTDWIGPVFTLLVLQPGADAVPLPEDEVAEALRGALPFAVRTIASPGIEAADAQAGPAVFEALGARGGAVYLLRPDGHVAARWQRMPRGALAGALARAASTEISA; encoded by the coding sequence ATGACGAACCCCTCCGTTGCGGCCGCCGCGCCGCCGCCCGGCACACGGGCCGCCGATGCCGCCAGCGGCCCCGTGCCGCCACCGGCCAGCGCCACCGAGCTGCCGCCCTCCGTCGGCGCCTTTCACTACACGCGCTACCAGGCACGCACGCCCGCGCTCGCGCACGACGGCATGGAGCCCGGCCGCCATCCCGTGGTGATCGCGGGCGGCGGGCCCGTCGGCATGGCGCTCGCGCTGGGGCTCGCAAACCAGGGCGTGCGCTGCGTGATCCTCGAAGCCGACGACACGGTGTGCGTGGGCAGCCGCGCGGCCTGCATCTCGCGCCGCAGCCTGGAGATCATGGAGCGGCTGAATGTGCTGCCGGCCTTCATGGCCAAGGGCCTGCCGTGGACCGGCGGGCGCAGCTTCTACAAGACGGCCGAGGTGTTCCGCTTCGAGATGCCGCACGACGAGCGGCAGAAGCTGCCGCCGATGATCAACCTCGAGCAGTACTACATCGAGCAATACCTGCTCGAGGAAATCCTCCGCCGCAACGAGGCGGCGCCGGGGCGCATCGACATCCGCTGGGCCACCGAACTCACCGGCCTCGCGCAGGACGAAGAGGGCGTGACGCTGGACGTGCGCAACCCCGAGGGCGCCTACCGGCTGCGCGGCCGATGGCTCGCCGCCTGCGACGGCGGCCAGAGCTTCGTGCGCAAGGCGCTGGGGCTCGCGCTCGAGGGCACGGGCTACGAAGGCCGCTACGTGATCATCGACATCGAGCTGCACAGCAAGCACCCGACCGAGCGCCGCGCGTGGTTCGACCCGCCGTGGAACCCGGGTTCGACCGTGCTGATGCACCGCCAGCCCGACGACATCTGGCGCATCGACTACCAGCTGCGCGCGGGCCAGAGCACCGAGGAAGCGCTGAAGCCGGCGGCCGTGGCCGAATTCGTGCAGCGCCACCTGGACGCGATCGGCGAAGGCCACCTGCCGTGGAAGACGGTCTGGACCTCGGTCTACCGCGCGGGGGCGATGACGCTCGACAGCTACCGGCATGGCCGCGTGCTGTTCGCGGGCAATGCGGCGCATGCGATGCCGATCTTCGGCGTGCGCGGCCTCAATTCGGGTTTCGACGATGCGGACAACCTGGCCTGGAAGCTGGCCTTCGTGGCGCGCGGGCTTTCGGATGCGTCGCTGCTCGATTCGTATTCGCAGGAGCGCATCGCGGCCTTTCACGTCAACGCCGAGAACGCCATGCGCAGCACCGAGTTCATGTCGCCGCCGTCGCGTGGCTTCGATCTGCTGCGCGAGGCTGCGCTCTCGCTGTCGCAAGTGCACCGCGGCATCGCGCAGCTGATCAACCCGCGCCAGACGCAGGCCGTGCGCTACGCGGATTCGGCGCTGTCGAGCGAAGGCGATGCGCTGCCTGCGGGGCCATTGCCCGGCGAGGTCATGGCCGAGCAGCAGCTCGAGCAAGGCCACCTGACCGACTGGATCGGCCCGGTCTTCACGCTGCTGGTGCTGCAGCCGGGCGCCGATGCCGTGCCGTTGCCGGAGGACGAGGTGGCAGAGGCGCTTCGCGGCGCGCTGCCGTTCGCGGTTCGCACCATTGCAAGTCCGGGCATCGAAGCTGCCGACGCGCAGGCCGGCCCTGCCGTGTTCGAGGCGTTGGGCGCGCGCGGCGGTGCCGTCTACCTGCTGCGCCCCGACGGCCATGTGGCCGCGCGCTGGCAGCGCATGCCCCGCGGCGCGCTGGCGGGCGCCCTGGCTCGCGCTGCTTCCACGGAGATCTCCGCATGA
- a CDS encoding phospholipase D family protein, translating to MSSIYALFGRSIALLALVLQGACAQLPQHVDRPVSTALSSPNGTALEALVQQRRKADAARFESGFLLLAGPPAAYGSRLALIEGAQKTLDLQYYAIHADASTGRLVRGIRAAAGRGVRVRILLDDLHSTGRDALVLGLAFVPNIEMRLFNPLAGARGSSFARALNSIGDASRIQQRMHNKLFLADNVLGVTGGRNLGDAYFGNALKGNFIDLDILAAGPIVQDLSRSFDSYWNNERAYPVQSLVKRSELEAIRERAQQADRELADESARAQNSPPPATPAGEPTLGAAPTPAQLARAWDEKPLDLQTARFVWAPAVMLADQPGKIPADKGVEKTRAPGLVVSQPGDSARSSRRAASLEASSDVAAGSDTVVEGLLQLIGQARSDLLIISPYFVPGPDMKQAFAAARSRGVRIRVLTNSLSSNDAPVAHVGYSRHREDLLKIGVELYELRSEQASVSNAFGSSGSDGSLGESRSMLHSKVLVMDGQLLVVGSMNLDLRSQLQNTEIALLVRSAELSRAASAQIERGMREGSWRVELNGGSLVWRAPEGSGLKDMSTEPDASLTLRLLLRLFGPLAPDQLL from the coding sequence ATGTCTTCCATCTACGCGCTCTTTGGCCGATCCATTGCGCTTCTCGCCCTCGTTCTGCAGGGCGCTTGCGCACAACTGCCTCAGCATGTCGACCGCCCGGTATCGACCGCACTCTCCTCACCCAACGGCACCGCGCTGGAGGCCTTGGTCCAGCAGCGGCGCAAAGCCGATGCGGCGCGGTTCGAATCAGGCTTCCTGCTGCTCGCGGGGCCTCCCGCCGCCTACGGCAGCCGGCTCGCGCTGATCGAGGGCGCCCAGAAAACGCTCGACCTGCAGTACTACGCCATCCATGCCGATGCCAGCACCGGCCGGCTGGTGCGGGGAATCCGGGCGGCGGCCGGGCGCGGCGTGCGCGTGCGGATCCTGCTCGACGACCTCCACAGCACCGGGCGCGATGCGCTGGTGCTGGGCCTGGCGTTCGTGCCCAACATCGAGATGCGCCTGTTCAACCCGCTCGCCGGCGCGCGCGGGTCTTCGTTCGCGCGCGCCCTCAATTCGATCGGCGATGCCTCGCGGATCCAGCAGCGGATGCACAACAAGCTCTTTCTCGCCGACAACGTGCTCGGCGTCACCGGCGGACGCAACCTGGGCGATGCCTATTTCGGCAATGCGCTGAAGGGCAACTTCATTGACTTGGACATCCTGGCGGCCGGGCCGATCGTGCAGGATCTGTCGCGCAGCTTCGACAGCTATTGGAACAACGAACGCGCCTATCCCGTCCAGTCGCTGGTCAAGCGCAGCGAGCTGGAGGCCATCCGCGAACGCGCGCAACAGGCCGACCGGGAGCTGGCCGACGAATCGGCCCGGGCGCAAAACTCACCACCGCCGGCAACGCCCGCAGGAGAACCCACGCTCGGCGCAGCCCCCACGCCAGCGCAGCTCGCCCGCGCCTGGGACGAGAAACCGCTGGACCTGCAAACCGCCCGATTCGTCTGGGCACCCGCAGTGATGCTCGCCGACCAACCCGGAAAGATCCCGGCCGACAAGGGCGTCGAGAAGACGAGGGCGCCGGGCCTGGTGGTGAGCCAGCCTGGGGACTCCGCCAGATCGTCGCGGCGCGCGGCGTCGCTCGAAGCCAGCTCCGACGTCGCCGCGGGCAGCGACACGGTCGTCGAAGGCCTGTTGCAGCTGATCGGACAGGCGCGCAGCGACCTGCTCATCATCTCGCCCTACTTCGTGCCCGGCCCGGACATGAAGCAAGCCTTTGCGGCGGCTCGCAGCCGGGGAGTGCGCATCCGGGTGCTGACCAACTCGCTGTCGTCGAACGACGCGCCGGTGGCGCATGTCGGCTACTCTCGCCATCGCGAGGATCTGCTCAAGATCGGCGTCGAGCTTTACGAGTTGCGCAGCGAGCAGGCCAGCGTCAGCAACGCCTTCGGCTCGTCGGGCAGCGACGGCAGCCTCGGCGAATCGCGCTCGATGCTGCACTCGAAGGTGCTGGTGATGGACGGCCAGTTGCTGGTGGTCGGCTCGATGAACCTCGACCTGCGCTCGCAGCTGCAGAACACCGAGATCGCCCTCCTCGTGCGAAGCGCCGAGCTCTCCCGCGCGGCATCCGCTCAGATCGAGCGCGGCATGCGCGAGGGCTCATGGCGCGTCGAGCTGAACGGCGGTTCGCTGGTCTGGCGAGCGCCCGAAGGCAGCGGGCTGAAGGACATGTCCACCGAGCCCGACGCCAGCCTGACCCTGCGCCTGCTGCTCAGGCTGTTCGGCCCGCTGGCACCGGACCAGTTGCTGTAG
- a CDS encoding copper chaperone PCu(A)C encodes MNHPRTTLKTAAACALLAGTAAAFAHVTLPRGGATVGSDYNAAFRVGHACEGAKATTGLAVRLPKGFLLSDAQARKGWKLDVQKNAGDGEVRWTAESPQTALPANERAEFVLRGKVPGTPGPLWFKVLQTCDVGSVDWAEVPASGNSTAGLKTPAAKLDVVAQGVATVDVRDGWVRQSVPGQSGTGAFMKLTAPTGARLVGISTPAAGVAEVHEMKMEGDTMKMRELTGGLDLPAGQTVELKPGGYHVMMMDLKQALAKGSAVPMTLRFEDAKGQKTSLDLNLPVGAPAGAEAAAPAHQHKH; translated from the coding sequence ATGAACCATCCACGCACCACCCTCAAGACCGCCGCCGCATGCGCCCTGCTGGCGGGCACGGCCGCCGCGTTCGCCCATGTCACCCTGCCGCGGGGCGGCGCCACCGTCGGCAGCGACTACAACGCGGCCTTCCGCGTCGGCCACGCCTGCGAAGGCGCCAAGGCCACCACCGGCCTGGCCGTCCGCCTGCCCAAGGGTTTCCTCCTGAGCGACGCGCAGGCGCGCAAGGGCTGGAAGCTCGACGTGCAGAAGAACGCCGGCGACGGCGAAGTGCGCTGGACCGCCGAAAGCCCGCAAACGGCGCTGCCCGCCAATGAGCGCGCCGAATTCGTGCTGCGCGGCAAGGTGCCCGGCACGCCCGGACCGCTGTGGTTCAAGGTGCTGCAGACCTGCGACGTGGGCAGCGTCGACTGGGCGGAAGTGCCGGCGTCGGGCAACTCGACCGCGGGGCTCAAGACCCCTGCGGCCAAGCTCGATGTGGTGGCGCAGGGCGTGGCCACGGTCGACGTGCGGGATGGCTGGGTGCGCCAGTCGGTGCCGGGCCAGAGCGGCACCGGGGCCTTCATGAAGCTCACCGCGCCCACCGGCGCCAGGCTGGTCGGCATCTCGACGCCGGCCGCCGGCGTGGCCGAGGTGCACGAGATGAAGATGGAAGGCGACACCATGAAGATGCGCGAGCTGACGGGAGGCCTCGACCTGCCCGCCGGACAGACCGTGGAGCTCAAGCCGGGCGGCTACCACGTGATGATGATGGACCTGAAGCAGGCGCTGGCCAAGGGCTCGGCCGTGCCCATGACGCTCCGGTTCGAGGATGCCAAGGGCCAGAAGACCTCGCTCGACCTGAACCTGCCGGTGGGTGCGCCGGCAGGCGCCGAAGCGGCCGCGCCGGCCCATCAGCACAAGCACTGA
- a CDS encoding VOC family protein, with translation MQSIFHLAFHVRDLDAARRFYGNVLGCAEGRSTDTWVDFDFFGHQISLHLGEPFATTRTGRVGDAMVPMPHFGIVLALPDWQALAKRLKAADIEFVLEPQVRFEGQPGEQWTMFFCDPFGNPIEVKGFRSLAALYDK, from the coding sequence ATGCAGAGCATCTTCCATCTTGCCTTTCACGTCCGCGATCTCGACGCGGCCCGCCGCTTCTATGGCAACGTCCTTGGCTGCGCCGAAGGCCGCAGCACGGACACATGGGTGGATTTCGACTTTTTCGGCCATCAGATCTCGCTGCACCTGGGCGAACCCTTCGCCACCACCCGCACCGGCCGCGTCGGCGACGCGATGGTGCCGATGCCGCACTTCGGCATCGTGCTCGCACTGCCTGACTGGCAAGCGCTTGCGAAGCGGCTGAAGGCCGCCGACATCGAGTTCGTGCTCGAGCCGCAGGTGCGCTTCGAAGGCCAGCCGGGCGAGCAGTGGACCATGTTCTTCTGCGACCCGTTCGGCAATCCGATCGAGGTCAAGGGCTTTCGTTCCCTGGCAGCGCTCTACGACAAATGA
- a CDS encoding DUF2946 family protein, with product MHLLRNHPRFLGLVGRWVLLWFALSLGVAVASPIVHPQAVELVCSSAGSIKAVVHTGDGVQEMGASHLDCPLCALTGAPPPSPSAAAFDLPLPLGRVVQSIPAARLAAATAAPLPARGPPAFS from the coding sequence ATGCACCTGCTGCGAAACCACCCCCGCTTCCTCGGCCTCGTCGGCCGGTGGGTGCTGCTGTGGTTTGCGCTCTCGCTCGGCGTGGCGGTGGCCTCGCCGATCGTGCATCCGCAGGCCGTCGAACTGGTGTGCTCGAGCGCCGGTTCGATCAAGGCGGTGGTCCACACCGGGGACGGCGTGCAGGAGATGGGCGCCTCGCACCTGGACTGCCCGCTGTGCGCGCTGACCGGCGCACCGCCGCCGTCGCCGTCCGCTGCCGCTTTCGACCTTCCCCTGCCGCTGGGCCGCGTGGTCCAGTCCATTCCCGCCGCGCGCCTTGCCGCGGCCACCGCCGCGCCGCTGCCGGCGCGCGGGCCTCCCGCCTTCTCCTGA
- a CDS encoding Bug family tripartite tricarboxylate transporter substrate binding protein: MDRRTLLATLASGAAVAAAPFARAQDYPAQLIKWVVPYPAGGGTDVIARVLAEAMRQTLGQQIVVDNRPGASTNIGADLVAKSKPDGYTILSADNAVLAFNEHLFGKLPFNPEKDFTYIGAIGKFPLALVVHPDFPAKNFKEFLAYVKANPGKVNYASPGNGSPHHLAMEMFKARTGTFITHIPYRGAAPAMADVMGGQVPCMFLDLASGLPIMQGNKVRVLAIGSGARSKALPNVPTLAEVGVPNTEVFAFQGILGPAGLPPAVVAKLNGDLNRAFGTPAVQKRFDDFGMEAMPGTPAQFAALSRAESKRWGPIIKQAGIKLD, from the coding sequence ATGGATCGCCGCACCCTTCTCGCCACGCTCGCCTCCGGTGCCGCCGTGGCCGCCGCGCCCTTTGCCCGCGCACAGGACTATCCCGCACAACTCATCAAGTGGGTGGTGCCCTATCCGGCCGGCGGCGGCACCGACGTGATCGCACGCGTGCTGGCCGAAGCCATGCGCCAGACCCTGGGCCAGCAGATCGTGGTCGACAACCGCCCTGGCGCCTCGACCAACATCGGCGCCGACCTCGTCGCCAAGAGCAAGCCCGACGGCTACACCATTCTCTCGGCGGACAACGCCGTGCTGGCCTTCAACGAGCACCTGTTCGGCAAGTTGCCGTTCAATCCGGAAAAGGACTTCACCTACATCGGCGCCATCGGCAAGTTCCCGCTCGCGCTGGTGGTGCACCCCGATTTCCCGGCCAAGAATTTCAAGGAGTTCCTGGCCTACGTGAAGGCCAATCCGGGCAAGGTCAACTACGCCTCGCCGGGCAATGGGTCGCCGCACCACCTGGCCATGGAAATGTTCAAGGCGCGTACCGGCACCTTCATCACCCACATTCCCTACCGCGGCGCGGCGCCCGCCATGGCCGACGTCATGGGCGGCCAGGTGCCGTGCATGTTCCTCGACCTGGCGTCGGGCCTGCCGATCATGCAGGGCAACAAGGTGCGCGTGCTGGCCATCGGCTCGGGCGCGCGCAGCAAGGCGCTGCCCAATGTGCCGACGCTGGCCGAAGTGGGCGTACCCAACACCGAGGTGTTCGCGTTCCAGGGCATTCTCGGCCCGGCCGGATTGCCGCCCGCGGTGGTTGCCAAGCTCAACGGCGACCTGAACCGCGCGTTCGGCACGCCGGCCGTGCAGAAGCGTTTCGACGATTTCGGCATGGAAGCGATGCCGGGCACGCCGGCGCAGTTCGCGGCGCTGTCGCGCGCCGAGTCGAAGCGCTGGGGCCCGATCATCAAGCAGGCCGGCATCAAGCTGGACTGA
- a CDS encoding TonB-dependent receptor, whose protein sequence is MAFPLGAPAWAQGAPDPSGGGGSSARTLSTVTVSDGRPTSLPTQIPTTIEGATHEQIAETVNATDSEDALKYLPSLVVRKRYIGDFNHAVLATRASGTGNSARSMVYADGIMLSNPLGNGATYAPRWGMVSPEEIERVDVLYGPFSAAYPGNSAGAVVDYVTRMPTKLEAHVKLSGFASNFGLYNSHSSPAGQQLDLSLGSRSGGWSWWLSASRTHSKGQALVFGNRLVSAGTVGSAGTPVTGAVLGLNPSNQPWWLVGGSTIYDTTQEQVKLKVAYDFSPTVRATYTLGAWNNTTHGSVDTYLRDAFGRPVYSGRVNIGGRSYNLDAPSAALAPTETALTHDMHGLSVKSHAGGVFDWEVAASLFDHARDTSRTPTTPLPGAFNGGPGRTTDMGGSGWHTFKAAGTWRPTGSAEGVGAHVVDFGFQQDTARLRTQVGNTLDWIAGPAVTPFSAFNGNTRLQSLYVQDTWRFAKDWKTTLGLRHERWEAYGGQLGNATKLLDFAPRRNSYDSPKAALAWQATPDWLFRASTGRAVRMPTVSELYQGSIDGNRIVNTNPNLRPERSWTTELSAEHDLKGWGLDGVLRTTLFFENTRDALYSQALTNLVSTVQNVDAIRTRGLEMALNAVDVGVKGLDLSGSLTLTRSKIAANGGFPSSVGHEQPRVPKVRATLLATYRPDARWSYTVGARYSGRQYGTLDNSDGNGATYMGFSKFFVVDARIRYRIDRQWSAAVGIDNLNNNKYWAFHPYPQRTYVAELKFDL, encoded by the coding sequence ATGGCATTCCCCCTTGGCGCGCCCGCGTGGGCGCAGGGCGCGCCTGATCCGTCCGGAGGCGGCGGCAGCAGTGCGCGCACCCTGAGCACCGTCACTGTCAGCGACGGCCGGCCAACCTCGCTGCCGACCCAGATCCCGACCACCATCGAGGGCGCGACGCACGAGCAGATCGCTGAAACCGTCAACGCAACCGACAGCGAAGACGCGCTCAAGTACCTGCCCAGCCTGGTGGTGCGCAAGCGCTATATCGGCGATTTCAACCACGCGGTGCTCGCCACGCGCGCCTCGGGCACGGGCAACAGCGCGCGCTCGATGGTGTACGCCGACGGCATCATGCTGTCGAACCCGCTGGGCAACGGCGCCACCTATGCGCCGCGCTGGGGCATGGTGTCGCCCGAAGAAATCGAGCGCGTCGACGTGCTGTACGGGCCGTTCTCGGCCGCCTACCCGGGCAACTCGGCTGGCGCCGTGGTCGACTACGTGACGCGCATGCCCACGAAGCTCGAAGCGCATGTCAAGCTCAGCGGCTTCGCCTCGAACTTCGGCCTGTACAACAGCCACTCCTCGCCTGCGGGCCAGCAACTCGATCTCTCGCTGGGGAGCCGCAGCGGTGGTTGGTCGTGGTGGCTCAGCGCCTCGCGCACCCACAGCAAGGGGCAGGCGCTGGTGTTCGGCAACCGGCTGGTGAGCGCGGGCACGGTCGGCAGCGCTGGCACGCCCGTGACCGGCGCGGTGCTTGGGCTGAACCCGTCGAACCAGCCATGGTGGCTGGTGGGCGGCTCGACGATCTACGATACCACGCAGGAGCAGGTCAAGCTCAAGGTGGCCTACGACTTCTCGCCCACGGTGCGCGCCACCTACACGCTCGGCGCCTGGAACAACACCACGCACGGCAGTGTCGACACCTACCTGCGCGATGCCTTCGGCCGGCCGGTGTATTCGGGGCGCGTGAACATCGGCGGGCGAAGCTACAACCTCGATGCGCCGAGCGCCGCCCTGGCACCGACCGAGACCGCGCTCACGCACGACATGCATGGCCTTTCGGTGAAGAGCCATGCCGGAGGCGTGTTCGACTGGGAGGTCGCCGCAAGCCTGTTCGACCATGCGCGCGACACCTCGCGCACGCCGACCACGCCCTTGCCCGGCGCCTTCAATGGCGGACCGGGTCGCACCACCGACATGGGCGGCTCGGGCTGGCACACCTTCAAGGCCGCCGGAACATGGCGGCCCACCGGTTCGGCCGAGGGCGTGGGCGCGCACGTGGTCGACTTCGGCTTCCAGCAGGACACGGCGCGCCTGCGCACCCAGGTCGGCAACACGCTCGACTGGATCGCCGGGCCGGCCGTGACGCCGTTCTCCGCCTTCAACGGCAACACGCGATTGCAGTCGCTCTACGTGCAGGACACCTGGCGCTTCGCCAAGGACTGGAAGACCACGCTCGGCCTGCGCCACGAACGATGGGAGGCCTACGGCGGCCAGCTCGGCAATGCGACGAAGCTGCTCGACTTCGCGCCGCGCAGGAACAGCTACGACTCCCCCAAGGCCGCCCTCGCCTGGCAGGCCACGCCGGACTGGCTGTTCAGGGCGTCGACCGGCCGCGCGGTGCGCATGCCGACCGTGAGCGAGCTCTACCAGGGCTCGATCGACGGCAATCGCATCGTCAACACCAATCCGAACCTGCGCCCGGAGCGCTCGTGGACCACGGAACTCAGCGCCGAGCACGACCTCAAAGGCTGGGGGCTCGACGGCGTGCTGCGCACCACGCTCTTCTTCGAGAACACCAGGGACGCGCTCTACAGCCAGGCCCTCACCAATCTCGTGAGCACGGTGCAGAACGTCGATGCCATCCGCACCCGCGGGCTGGAGATGGCGCTGAACGCGGTCGATGTGGGCGTGAAAGGGCTGGACCTGAGCGGCAGCCTCACGCTGACGCGCTCGAAGATCGCGGCCAACGGCGGTTTTCCCTCCAGCGTCGGCCACGAACAGCCGCGTGTGCCGAAGGTGCGCGCCACGCTGCTCGCCACCTACCGGCCCGATGCGAGATGGAGCTACACCGTCGGCGCACGCTACAGCGGGCGGCAATACGGCACGCTCGACAACAGTGACGGCAATGGCGCGACCTACATGGGCTTTTCGAAGTTCTTCGTGGTCGACGCGCGCATCCGCTACCGGATCGACCGGCAATGGAGCGCCGCCGTGGGCATCGACAACCTGAACAACAACAAGTACTGGGCCTTCCATCCCTATCCGCAACGCACCTACGTGGCCGAACTCAAGTTCGACCTCTGA